From the Streptomyces syringium genome, one window contains:
- the argB gene encoding acetylglutamate kinase — protein MSDTFPAAAATPAGTPPTARKHTALPKARTLIEALPWLTRHHGKTVVIKFGGNAMVDQELKAAFAQDVVFLRHAGLRPVVVHGGGPQISAQLEKLGIASEFKAGLRVTTPEAMDVVRMVLAGQVQRELVGLLNEHGPLAVGMTGEDAHTMTATKRYAEIDGERVDLGRVGEIAEIDTGAVQALLDDGRIPVVSSIARSADDDHVYNVNADTAAAALAAALGAETLMVLTDVEGLYADWPNSDDVISQLTASELETLLPELASGMVPKMEGCLHAVRNGVTTARVIDGRVQHAILLEIFTDEGVGTMVVPDQPVEGATL, from the coding sequence ATGAGCGACACCTTCCCGGCGGCGGCCGCCACACCGGCCGGCACGCCGCCCACCGCCCGCAAGCACACCGCCCTGCCCAAGGCCCGCACCCTCATCGAGGCGCTGCCCTGGCTGACGCGGCATCACGGCAAGACCGTTGTCATCAAGTTCGGCGGCAACGCCATGGTCGACCAGGAGCTGAAGGCCGCCTTCGCCCAGGACGTCGTCTTCCTGCGCCACGCGGGCCTGCGCCCGGTCGTCGTGCACGGCGGCGGGCCGCAGATCAGCGCGCAGCTGGAGAAGCTGGGCATCGCCTCCGAGTTCAAGGCCGGGCTGCGGGTCACCACCCCCGAGGCGATGGACGTCGTACGGATGGTGCTCGCCGGGCAGGTGCAGCGCGAGCTGGTCGGGCTGCTCAACGAGCACGGTCCGCTCGCCGTCGGCATGACCGGCGAGGACGCCCACACCATGACCGCCACCAAGCGCTACGCCGAGATCGACGGCGAGCGGGTGGACCTCGGCCGGGTCGGCGAGATCGCCGAGATCGACACCGGGGCCGTCCAGGCGCTGCTGGACGACGGCCGGATCCCCGTCGTCTCCTCGATCGCCCGCAGCGCGGACGACGACCATGTGTACAACGTCAACGCCGACACCGCGGCGGCCGCCCTCGCCGCCGCCCTCGGCGCCGAGACGCTGATGGTCCTCACCGACGTCGAGGGCCTCTACGCGGACTGGCCGAACAGCGACGACGTCATCAGCCAGCTCACCGCGAGCGAGCTGGAGACGCTGCTGCCGGAGCTGGCCAGCGGGATGGTCCCCAAGATGGAGGGCTGTCTGCACGCTGTGCGCAACGGCGTCACCACCGCCCGCGTGATCGACGGCCGGGTCCAGCACGCGATCCTGCTGGAGATCTTCACGGACGAGGGCGTCGGCACGATGGTCGTGCCGGACCAGCCGGTCGAGGGGGCCACGCTGTGA
- the argJ gene encoding bifunctional glutamate N-acetyltransferase/amino-acid acetyltransferase ArgJ, which produces MSVTAAKGFTAAGIAAGIKESGQPDLALVVNEGPRLAAAGVFTSNRVKAAPVRWSEQVLKGGQVSAVVLNSGGANACTGPLGFQDTHATAEKAAEVLGGNAGEIAVASTGLIGVRLPMDKLLPGIGKAAAELSAHGGEKAAIAIKTTDTVHKTSVAQGDGWTVGGMAKGAGMLAPGLATMLVVLTTDADVDAAGLDAALRSATRQTFDRVDSDGCMSTNDTVLLLASGASGVTPAPDAFAEAVRTVCDDLARQLIGDAEGSSKDIRIEVVGAATEDDAVEVGRSIARNNLLKCAIHGEDPNWGRVLSAIGTTSAAFDPDRIDVAINGVWVCKNGSVGEDRELVDMRYREVRITADLSAGAESAVIWANDLTADYVHENSAYSS; this is translated from the coding sequence GTGAGCGTCACGGCAGCAAAGGGATTCACGGCGGCGGGCATCGCCGCCGGGATCAAGGAGAGCGGTCAGCCCGACCTCGCCCTCGTGGTCAACGAGGGCCCCCGTCTGGCCGCCGCCGGCGTCTTCACCTCCAACCGTGTCAAGGCCGCCCCCGTCCGCTGGTCCGAGCAGGTGCTCAAGGGCGGGCAGGTCTCGGCCGTCGTCCTCAACTCCGGTGGTGCCAACGCCTGTACCGGTCCGCTGGGCTTCCAGGACACCCATGCCACCGCCGAGAAGGCAGCCGAGGTGCTGGGGGGCAACGCGGGGGAGATCGCCGTCGCCTCGACCGGTCTCATCGGGGTGCGGCTGCCGATGGACAAGCTGCTGCCGGGCATCGGGAAGGCCGCCGCCGAGCTCTCCGCGCACGGTGGTGAGAAGGCCGCCATCGCCATCAAGACCACCGACACCGTCCACAAGACCTCCGTGGCCCAGGGTGACGGCTGGACCGTCGGCGGCATGGCCAAGGGCGCGGGCATGCTCGCGCCGGGCCTCGCCACGATGCTCGTCGTCCTCACCACCGACGCCGATGTGGACGCGGCCGGACTGGACGCGGCCCTGCGTTCCGCCACCCGGCAGACCTTCGACCGGGTCGATTCGGACGGCTGTATGTCCACCAACGACACCGTGCTGCTCCTCGCCTCCGGTGCCTCGGGCGTCACCCCCGCCCCGGACGCCTTCGCCGAGGCCGTGCGGACCGTCTGCGACGACCTCGCCCGTCAGCTCATCGGTGACGCCGAGGGTTCCTCGAAGGACATCCGTATCGAGGTCGTCGGTGCCGCCACCGAGGACGACGCCGTCGAGGTGGGCCGCTCCATCGCCCGTAACAATCTCCTCAAGTGCGCCATCCACGGCGAGGACCCCAACTGGGGCCGGGTGCTCTCCGCCATCGGCACCACCTCGGCGGCCTTCGACCCCGACCGGATCGATGTCGCCATCAACGGCGTCTGGGTCTGCAAGAACGGTTCGGTGGGCGAGGACCGCGAGCTCGTCGACATGCGCTACCGGGAGGTGCGGATCACCGCCGATCTGTCGGCCGGCGCGGAGTCCGCCGTCATCTGGGCCAACGACCTCACCGCCGACTACGTCCACGAGAACAGCGCGTACTCCTCATGA
- the argC gene encoding N-acetyl-gamma-glutamyl-phosphate reductase: MAVRAAVAGASGYAGGELLRLLLAHPEVRIGALTGNSNAGQRLGALQPHLPQLAERVLEPTTAEVLAGHDVVFLALPHGQSAAVAEELGDGVLVVDCGADFRLKDAGDWERFYGSPHAGTWPYGLPELPGGRQALRGGKRIAVPGCYPTAVSLALFPAYAAGLAEPEAVIVAASGTSGAGKAAKPHLLGSEVMGSMSPYGVGGGHRHTPEMIQNLSAAAGERVTVSFTPTLAPMPRGILATCGAKARPGVTAESLRAAYEKAFQDEPFVRLLPEGQWPSTAAVYGANTALVQVVLDEAAGRIVAISAIDNLTKGTAGGAVQSMNIALGLPEELGLPVTGVAP; this comes from the coding sequence ATGGCAGTGCGTGCGGCAGTGGCGGGAGCGAGTGGATACGCGGGCGGGGAGTTGCTGCGCCTGCTGCTCGCGCACCCCGAGGTGCGGATCGGGGCGCTGACCGGGAATTCCAACGCCGGGCAGCGGCTCGGGGCCCTGCAGCCGCATCTGCCGCAGCTCGCCGAGCGGGTGCTGGAGCCCACGACCGCCGAGGTCCTCGCGGGCCATGACGTCGTCTTCCTCGCGCTGCCGCACGGGCAGTCCGCCGCCGTCGCCGAGGAGCTCGGGGACGGGGTGCTGGTCGTCGACTGCGGTGCGGACTTCCGGCTGAAGGACGCGGGGGACTGGGAGCGGTTCTACGGGTCGCCGCACGCCGGGACCTGGCCGTACGGGCTGCCGGAGCTGCCCGGCGGGCGGCAGGCGCTGCGCGGCGGGAAGCGGATCGCCGTTCCCGGCTGCTATCCGACGGCCGTTTCGCTGGCGCTCTTCCCCGCGTACGCCGCCGGGCTCGCCGAGCCCGAGGCCGTGATCGTCGCCGCGTCCGGCACGTCCGGTGCGGGCAAGGCGGCCAAGCCGCACCTGCTCGGCAGCGAGGTCATGGGGTCCATGAGCCCGTACGGCGTCGGCGGCGGCCACCGGCACACCCCCGAGATGATCCAGAACCTCTCCGCCGCCGCCGGCGAGCGGGTCACCGTCTCCTTCACCCCGACCCTGGCGCCGATGCCGCGCGGCATCCTCGCCACGTGCGGTGCGAAGGCCCGGCCGGGCGTCACGGCGGAGAGCCTGCGGGCCGCGTACGAGAAGGCGTTCCAGGACGAGCCGTTCGTACGGCTGCTGCCCGAGGGGCAGTGGCCGTCGACCGCCGCCGTCTACGGGGCGAACACCGCGCTGGTCCAGGTCGTCCTCGACGAGGCGGCCGGGCGGATCGTCGCCATCAGCGCGATCGACAACCTCACCAAGGGCACCGCGGGCGGTGCGGTGCAGAGCATGAACATCGCCCTCGGCCTCCCGGAGGAGCTGGGGCTGCCGGTCACCGGGGTCGCGCCGTGA
- a CDS encoding YciI family protein, giving the protein MAKYLLLKHYRGAPAAVNDVPMDQWAPEEISAHMQYMRDFAARLEGTGEFVDGQALAPEGTWVRYDGEGRPPVTDGPFAETKDLIAGWMVIDVDSYERAVELAGELSAAPGAGGKPIHEWLELRPFYGVSSPTVTE; this is encoded by the coding sequence ATGGCCAAGTACTTGCTGCTCAAGCACTACCGCGGCGCCCCGGCCGCGGTGAACGACGTACCCATGGACCAGTGGGCCCCGGAGGAGATCTCGGCCCACATGCAGTACATGCGCGACTTCGCGGCCCGGCTGGAGGGGACCGGCGAGTTCGTCGACGGTCAGGCGCTCGCCCCCGAGGGGACGTGGGTCCGCTACGACGGCGAGGGGCGCCCGCCGGTCACCGACGGCCCGTTCGCCGAGACCAAGGACCTCATCGCCGGCTGGATGGTGATCGACGTCGACAGCTACGAGCGCGCCGTCGAGCTGGCCGGGGAGCTGTCGGCCGCCCCCGGGGCGGGCGGCAAGCCGATCCACGAGTGGCTCGAGCTGCGCCCGTTCTACGGCGTGTCGTCGCCCACCGTCACGGAGTGA
- a CDS encoding RNA polymerase sigma factor, with product MDEALLRSLTPGVLGILVRRGADFAAAEDAVQDALVEAVRAWPADPPRDAKGWLVTVAWRKFLDATRADTARRRREDRLDEEPAPGPAPDVDDTLQLYFLCAHPSLTPSSAVALTLRAMGGLTTRQIAQAYLVPEATMAQRISRAKRTVSGVRFDRPGDVATVLRVLYLVFNEGYSGDVDLAVEAIRLTRQLAAVIDHPEVAGLLALMLLHHARRAARTAPDGSLVPLAEQDRGRWDTKMIAEGVGILRTALARDRLGEYQAQAAIAALHADAPTAGETDWAQIVEWYDELAALTDSPVVRLNRAVAVGEARGPRAGLAALAALDEASAGSSGRGHPVPRHAAVAAYLHEHAGDLATAARLYAEAAGKATDLAERDHLTRRAARLNALLRG from the coding sequence CTGGACGAGGCCCTGCTCCGGAGCCTCACGCCGGGCGTGCTCGGGATCCTCGTCCGCCGCGGAGCCGACTTCGCGGCGGCCGAGGACGCGGTGCAGGACGCGCTGGTCGAGGCGGTCCGCGCCTGGCCGGCCGACCCTCCGCGGGATGCGAAGGGCTGGCTGGTCACCGTGGCCTGGCGCAAGTTCCTCGACGCGACCCGGGCGGACACCGCCCGCCGCCGGCGTGAGGACCGCCTCGACGAGGAGCCGGCGCCCGGGCCCGCGCCCGACGTCGACGACACGCTCCAGCTCTACTTCCTGTGCGCGCACCCGTCGCTCACGCCGTCGTCCGCGGTCGCGCTCACGCTGCGCGCCATGGGCGGGCTGACCACCCGGCAGATCGCCCAGGCCTACCTGGTGCCCGAGGCCACGATGGCCCAGCGCATCAGCCGGGCCAAGCGCACGGTCTCCGGCGTGCGGTTCGACCGGCCCGGCGACGTGGCCACCGTGCTGCGCGTCCTCTACCTGGTCTTCAACGAGGGCTACTCCGGCGATGTCGACCTCGCCGTCGAGGCCATCCGGCTCACCCGGCAGCTCGCGGCCGTGATCGACCACCCGGAGGTGGCGGGACTGCTCGCCCTCATGCTGCTCCACCACGCCCGGCGCGCGGCGCGGACCGCGCCCGACGGCAGCCTGGTGCCGCTCGCCGAACAGGACCGCGGCCGGTGGGACACAAAAATGATCGCCGAGGGCGTCGGGATCCTCCGGACGGCCCTCGCCCGCGACCGGCTGGGCGAATACCAGGCCCAGGCCGCCATCGCGGCACTGCACGCCGACGCGCCCACCGCCGGGGAGACGGACTGGGCGCAGATCGTCGAGTGGTACGACGAGCTCGCGGCGCTGACCGACAGTCCGGTCGTCCGGCTCAACCGCGCGGTGGCCGTCGGCGAGGCCCGGGGGCCGCGCGCCGGCCTGGCGGCGCTCGCGGCGCTGGACGAGGCCTCCGCGGGGTCATCGGGCAGGGGCCACCCCGTGCCCCGCCACGCCGCCGTGGCGGCGTACCTCCACGAGCACGCCGGCGATCTGGCGACGGCGGCACGGCTGTACGCCGAGGCGGCCGGGAAGGCGACCGATCTCGCCGAGCGGGACCACCTGACGCGCCGGGCCGCCCGGCTCAACGCCCTCCTGCGGGGCTGA
- a CDS encoding methyltransferase, with protein MNCLTTSWGEFALTRFPEDSRDRLRAWDASDAYLLRHLEGIDGEPTDLSGTVVVLGDRWGALTTALAGHRPVQITDSYLGRQATRANLARAGVEEDTVRLLSTRDTPPERIDVLLVRVPKSLALLEDQLRRLAPAVHAGTVVVGTGMVTEIHTSTLKLFEQILGPTRTSLAVKKARLIFCTPDPRLARTASPWPRSYPLPTDVGPASGLTVTNHAGIFCAERLDIGTRFFLRNLPRRRGPERVVDLGCGNGVVGTAAALANPEAEVLFVDESYQAVASAEATFRANAGATARAEFWVGDGLSGVPAESVDLVLNNPPFHTHQAMTDATAYRMFAGSREALRPGGELWVIGNRHLGYHVKLRRLFGNCEVVTSDPKFVILRAVKR; from the coding sequence ATGAACTGTTTGACGACGTCATGGGGCGAGTTCGCACTCACCCGCTTTCCCGAGGACTCCCGCGACCGACTGCGCGCCTGGGACGCCTCCGACGCGTATCTGCTGCGGCACCTCGAGGGAATCGACGGCGAGCCCACGGACCTGTCCGGCACGGTCGTCGTGCTGGGCGACCGGTGGGGCGCCCTCACCACCGCGCTCGCCGGACACCGCCCCGTGCAGATCACCGACTCCTACCTCGGCCGCCAGGCGACCCGCGCGAACCTCGCGCGCGCCGGGGTCGAGGAGGACACGGTGCGACTGCTGTCGACCAGGGACACACCGCCGGAGCGCATCGACGTCCTGCTCGTCCGGGTGCCCAAGAGCCTCGCGCTCCTGGAGGACCAGCTGCGCCGCCTCGCGCCCGCCGTCCACGCGGGAACCGTCGTGGTCGGCACGGGCATGGTCACCGAGATCCACACCTCGACGCTCAAGCTGTTCGAACAGATCCTCGGGCCGACCCGCACCTCCCTCGCGGTGAAGAAGGCCCGGCTCATCTTCTGCACGCCCGACCCCCGGCTCGCCCGGACCGCGAGCCCCTGGCCGCGCAGCTACCCGCTGCCCACCGATGTCGGGCCGGCCTCGGGCCTGACCGTCACCAACCACGCGGGCATCTTCTGCGCCGAACGCCTCGACATCGGCACCCGCTTCTTCCTGCGCAACCTCCCGCGCCGCCGCGGCCCCGAGCGCGTCGTGGACCTCGGCTGCGGCAACGGCGTGGTCGGCACGGCCGCGGCGCTCGCCAACCCCGAGGCCGAGGTGCTCTTCGTCGACGAGTCCTACCAGGCGGTGGCCTCCGCGGAAGCCACCTTCCGCGCGAACGCCGGCGCCACCGCCCGGGCGGAGTTCTGGGTGGGCGACGGGCTGTCGGGCGTACCGGCCGAGTCGGTGGACCTGGTGCTGAACAACCCGCCGTTCCACACCCACCAGGCGATGACCGACGCGACCGCGTACCGGATGTTCGCCGGGTCGCGCGAGGCGCTGCGCCCCGGCGGCGAGCTGTGGGTCATCGGCAACCGCCACCTCGGCTACCACGTGAAGCTGCGCCGCCTCTTCGGCAACTGCGAGGTCGTCACGAGCGACCCCAAGTTCGTCATCCTGCGCGCGGTCAAACGCTGA
- a CDS encoding aminotransferase-like domain-containing protein produces the protein MQERSSVAELAGVLRGELNRYSEGEKLPSSRALVDRFRVSPVTVSRALAALAAEGLVVTRPGAGAFRAVPHSAAVRLGDTSWQQVALSVETPGESVPRSVDASGVLATLSEPPPGVIELNGGYLHPTLQPERALAAALARAGRRPGAWGRPPVEGVGELRAWFARQIAGPAGTVAASDVLITAGGQSALTAALRALAPPGAPVLVESPTYPGMLAAARASGLRPVPVPADERGVRTDLLAEAFAASAARVFVCQPLFQNPTGAVLADERRQEVLRVAREAGAFVIEDDFARRLAHEDAPPLPPTLAADDPDGIVVHVCSLTKATSPSLRVGALAARGPVLDRLRAIQVVDSFFVPRPVQEAALELVGSPAWPRHLRNIAAQLRTRREALLTALARELPGLTVEFVPPGGYHMWLRLPDGTDESALVAAALRAGVALAAGRPYFSAEPPAPHLRLSFAAVAGPAELAEGVSRLRRACEETLG, from the coding sequence ATGCAAGAGCGTAGCAGTGTCGCCGAACTGGCTGGAGTCCTCCGAGGGGAGCTGAACCGCTACTCCGAAGGTGAGAAGCTGCCGTCCAGCCGGGCCCTGGTCGACCGGTTCCGGGTCAGCCCCGTCACCGTCTCCCGGGCGCTGGCCGCCCTGGCCGCCGAAGGCCTGGTCGTCACCCGCCCGGGCGCCGGGGCCTTCCGCGCCGTCCCGCACAGTGCGGCCGTCCGCCTCGGGGACACCTCCTGGCAGCAGGTCGCCCTCAGCGTCGAGACCCCCGGCGAGTCGGTGCCCCGGTCCGTGGACGCCTCGGGCGTGCTCGCGACCCTCTCCGAGCCCCCGCCCGGCGTCATCGAGCTCAACGGCGGCTATCTCCACCCCACCCTCCAGCCCGAGCGCGCCCTGGCCGCCGCCCTCGCCCGGGCCGGCCGCAGACCGGGCGCCTGGGGCCGCCCGCCGGTCGAGGGCGTCGGGGAGCTCCGGGCCTGGTTCGCCCGCCAGATCGCCGGTCCGGCCGGCACGGTCGCCGCCTCCGACGTACTGATCACCGCCGGCGGCCAGAGCGCCCTCACCGCCGCACTGCGCGCCCTCGCCCCGCCCGGCGCGCCCGTACTCGTCGAGTCCCCCACCTACCCCGGCATGCTCGCCGCCGCCCGCGCCTCCGGGCTCCGGCCGGTGCCCGTACCCGCCGACGAGCGGGGAGTGCGCACCGATCTGCTCGCCGAGGCGTTCGCGGCCAGCGCGGCCCGGGTCTTCGTCTGCCAGCCGCTCTTCCAGAACCCGACCGGCGCGGTCCTCGCCGACGAGCGGCGCCAGGAGGTCCTCCGGGTCGCGCGGGAGGCCGGCGCCTTCGTCATCGAGGACGACTTCGCCCGCCGCCTCGCCCACGAGGACGCCCCGCCGCTGCCGCCCACGCTGGCCGCCGACGACCCCGACGGCATCGTCGTCCACGTCTGCTCACTGACCAAGGCCACCTCGCCCAGCCTGCGGGTGGGCGCCCTCGCCGCCCGGGGCCCGGTCCTCGACCGGCTGCGGGCCATCCAGGTCGTCGACAGCTTCTTCGTGCCCCGGCCCGTGCAGGAGGCCGCGCTCGAACTCGTCGGCTCACCCGCCTGGCCCCGCCACCTGCGCAACATCGCCGCCCAGCTGCGCACCCGGCGCGAGGCGCTGCTCACCGCGCTGGCCCGGGAACTCCCCGGGCTGACCGTGGAGTTCGTACCGCCCGGCGGCTACCACATGTGGCTGCGGCTCCCCGACGGCACCGACGAGAGCGCCCTGGTCGCCGCCGCCCTGCGGGCCGGGGTCGCCCTCGCCGCCGGCCGCCCCTACTTCTCCGCCGAGCCCCCGGCCCCCCACCTGCGCCTCAGCTTCGCTGCCGTCGCCGGCCCGGCGGAGCTGGCGGAGGGCGTGAGCCGGCTGCGCAGGGCCTGTGAGGAGACGCTGGGGTGA
- a CDS encoding DMT family transporter, producing MRAQDSATRPTAIAVSGLDRPTAPTGEPKRPGGDSTRLTVGTLLAALGVCAFSLTFPATAWALEGLGPWSVTTCRMTLAALIACGGLLALRVPVPARRHWGGLAIVAAGVVVGFPLLTTLALQTSTTAHAAVVVGLLPLTTAAYAALRTGARHSRMFWAAALAGAAVVITFALVQSGGTPTVGDLYLFVALLVCAAGYAEGGRLAREMPGWQVVGWGLVLCLPLALAGAAVALLCEPVRLTGHTVAGLLWLVAGSQLMGMVVWYRGMAVIGVAKASQFQLAQPLLTLLWSVTLLGERLTPAAPAAAVAVLVCIAVTQRARS from the coding sequence ATGAGAGCACAAGATAGCGCTACCCGCCCGACAGCGATAGCAGTGAGCGGCCTCGACCGGCCCACCGCGCCGACGGGCGAGCCGAAGCGTCCCGGCGGCGACTCCACGCGCCTCACCGTCGGCACCCTCCTCGCCGCGCTCGGTGTCTGCGCCTTCTCGCTGACCTTCCCCGCCACCGCCTGGGCCCTGGAGGGCCTCGGCCCGTGGTCGGTGACCACCTGCCGGATGACGCTGGCGGCCCTCATCGCGTGCGGCGGGCTGCTCGCGCTGCGCGTACCGGTGCCGGCCCGCCGCCACTGGGGCGGGCTGGCCATCGTCGCCGCGGGCGTCGTCGTGGGCTTCCCGCTGCTGACGACGCTGGCCCTCCAGACCTCCACGACCGCGCACGCCGCCGTCGTCGTCGGGCTGCTGCCGCTGACCACGGCCGCGTACGCGGCACTGCGGACCGGGGCCCGGCACTCGCGCATGTTCTGGGCGGCGGCGCTGGCGGGAGCCGCCGTGGTCATCACGTTCGCCCTCGTGCAGAGCGGTGGCACGCCGACCGTCGGCGATCTGTATCTGTTCGTGGCCCTGCTGGTGTGTGCGGCGGGCTACGCGGAGGGCGGCCGGCTGGCGCGGGAGATGCCCGGCTGGCAGGTCGTCGGCTGGGGGCTCGTCCTGTGCCTGCCCCTGGCGCTGGCCGGGGCGGCCGTCGCCCTGCTCTGCGAGCCCGTGCGGCTGACCGGGCACACCGTCGCCGGGCTCCTCTGGCTGGTGGCGGGCAGCCAGCTGATGGGCATGGTGGTGTGGTACCGCGGCATGGCCGTGATCGGCGTGGCGAAGGCCAGCCAGTTCCAGCTGGCGCAGCCGCTGCTCACCCTGCTGTGGTCGGTGACGCTGCTCGGCGAGCGGCTGACGCCCGCCGCCCCGGCCGCCGCCGTCGCCGTACTGGTCTGCATCGCGGTCACCCAGCGTGCCCGCAGCTGA
- a CDS encoding DUF1918 domain-containing protein gives MHASKGDRLVTHGRVVGEHDRVVEIVEVLGPNGTPPFRVRAANGHETIMSPGPDTSVDHRKSGEQI, from the coding sequence ATGCATGCGAGCAAGGGCGACCGCTTGGTGACGCACGGCCGCGTAGTCGGGGAGCACGACCGGGTCGTGGAGATCGTGGAAGTGCTGGGCCCGAACGGCACGCCGCCGTTCCGCGTCCGCGCGGCGAACGGACACGAGACGATCATGTCGCCGGGCCCCGACACCAGCGTGGACCACCGCAAGTCCGGAGAGCAGATCTAG
- a CDS encoding glycoside hydrolase family 10 protein yields the protein MSVMLATGEARARNVAADAGDGEARRKREFRGMWTATVVNIDWPSRPGLEPEAQRAELLALFDTAVARRLNAVILQIRPTADAFWPSPYEPWSEYLTGTQGKHPGWDPLAFAVREAHRRRLELHGWFNPYRVANHTDPTRLVATHPARQHPDWVLPYGGKLYYNPGLPEVRRFVQDAILDAVTRYDLDGVHFDDYFYPYPVAGQAFDDTAAFERYGAGFPDRAAWRRDNIDRLVHEMGVRIKRRKRHVKFGISPFAIWRNRATDPLGSDTRAGVQTYDDLYADTRRWVREEWIDYIVPQIYWHIGFAAADYAKLVPWWAQTVRGTDVHLYIGEALYKAGAAGQPAPWQDPAELSRHLDLGRSHPEVRGNIYFSTKQVVADPIGAMARVVADHYPDRARPPR from the coding sequence ATGTCCGTCATGCTGGCGACAGGTGAGGCACGGGCGCGGAACGTGGCGGCGGACGCCGGTGACGGCGAAGCCAGGCGGAAGCGTGAGTTCCGAGGCATGTGGACCGCGACCGTCGTGAACATCGACTGGCCGTCCAGGCCGGGCCTCGAACCCGAGGCGCAGCGGGCCGAGCTGCTCGCCCTGTTCGACACGGCCGTCGCCCGGCGGCTCAATGCCGTGATCCTGCAGATCCGTCCCACCGCCGACGCCTTCTGGCCCTCCCCGTACGAGCCGTGGTCGGAGTACCTGACCGGCACTCAGGGAAAGCACCCCGGCTGGGATCCGCTCGCCTTCGCGGTGCGGGAGGCGCACCGGCGCCGGCTGGAGCTGCACGGCTGGTTCAACCCCTACCGCGTCGCCAACCACACCGACCCCACCCGGCTGGTCGCCACCCACCCGGCGCGGCAGCACCCCGACTGGGTGCTGCCCTACGGCGGAAAGCTGTACTACAACCCCGGGCTGCCCGAGGTCCGCCGCTTCGTCCAGGACGCGATCCTCGACGCGGTCACCCGCTACGACCTCGACGGCGTGCACTTCGACGACTACTTCTACCCCTACCCGGTGGCCGGGCAGGCCTTCGACGACACCGCCGCGTTCGAGCGCTACGGCGCGGGCTTCCCCGACCGGGCGGCCTGGCGGCGGGACAACATCGACCGGCTGGTGCACGAGATGGGGGTGCGCATCAAGAGGCGCAAGCGGCATGTGAAGTTCGGGATCAGCCCCTTCGCCATCTGGCGCAACCGGGCCACCGATCCGCTGGGCTCCGACACCCGCGCCGGGGTGCAGACCTACGACGATCTGTACGCCGACACCCGAAGATGGGTGCGCGAGGAGTGGATCGACTACATCGTTCCGCAGATCTACTGGCACATCGGCTTCGCCGCCGCCGACTACGCCAAGCTCGTCCCCTGGTGGGCGCAGACCGTGCGCGGCACGGACGTCCATCTCTACATCGGCGAGGCGCTGTACAAGGCGGGTGCGGCGGGCCAGCCCGCGCCCTGGCAGGACCCGGCCGAGCTCTCCCGCCACCTCGACCTCGGCCGGAGCCACCCCGAGGTGCGCGGCAACATCTACTTCTCCACGAAGCAGGTCGTCGCCGACCCCATCGGGGCGATGGCGCGCGTGGTCGCCGACCACTATCCCGACCGCGCGCGCCCGCCGCGCTGA
- a CDS encoding 3-hydroxybutyryl-CoA dehydrogenase has product MADVTRVGVVGCGQMGAGIAEVCARSGLDVKVAETTGEALELGRTRLTNSLGKAAERGKITEEERDATLARLSFTTDLGEFADRDLVIEAVVENEQVKTEIFQVLDQVVTRPDAILASNTSSIPLVKLAVATSRPDQVIGIHFFNPAPVQQLVELIPALTTGEETIKRAEALVGKILGKHAIRAQDRSGFVVNALLIPYLLSAIRMFESGIASREDIDNGMELGCAHPMGPLKLSDLIGLDTVASVADSMYQEYKEPLYAAPPLLQRMVDAGRLGRKTGSGFYSY; this is encoded by the coding sequence GTGGCCGACGTGACACGCGTCGGAGTGGTGGGCTGCGGTCAGATGGGCGCGGGCATCGCGGAGGTGTGTGCCCGTTCCGGCCTGGACGTCAAGGTCGCGGAGACCACCGGTGAGGCCCTGGAGCTCGGCCGCACCCGTCTGACCAACTCCCTCGGCAAGGCCGCCGAACGCGGCAAGATCACCGAGGAGGAGCGCGACGCGACCCTGGCACGGCTGAGCTTCACCACCGACCTGGGCGAGTTCGCCGACCGCGATCTGGTCATCGAGGCGGTCGTCGAGAACGAGCAGGTCAAGACCGAGATCTTCCAGGTGCTCGACCAGGTGGTCACCCGCCCGGACGCGATCCTGGCCTCCAACACCTCCTCCATCCCGCTGGTGAAGCTGGCCGTCGCGACCTCGCGGCCCGACCAGGTCATCGGCATCCACTTCTTCAACCCGGCCCCGGTGCAGCAGCTCGTCGAGCTGATCCCGGCACTGACCACCGGCGAGGAGACGATCAAGCGCGCCGAGGCGCTGGTCGGCAAGATCCTGGGCAAGCACGCCATCCGCGCCCAGGACCGTTCCGGCTTCGTCGTGAACGCGCTGCTGATTCCGTATCTGCTCTCCGCGATCCGCATGTTCGAGTCCGGCATCGCCAGCCGCGAGGACATCGACAACGGCATGGAGCTGGGCTGTGCCCACCCCATGGGTCCGCTCAAGCTCTCCGACCTGATCGGTCTGGACACCGTCGCCTCGGTCGCCGACAGCATGTACCAGGAATACAAGGAGCCGCTGTACGCCGCTCCCCCGCTGCTCCAGCGCATGGTCGACGCGGGCCGGCTGGGCCGCAAGACGGGCTCGGGCTTCTACTCGTACTGA